The Triticum aestivum cultivar Chinese Spring chromosome 5A, IWGSC CS RefSeq v2.1, whole genome shotgun sequence genomic sequence CCTTTGGCCTTTGTTGTTTGTATGGGCCTTGCTTcggtagacccccccccccccaacaaaacGTAGAAGGACAGAATTGGCATACGAAAGAAACGTATGCCCACCTCGTATTGTACAGCTCTGCCGGGCATACGTATACCGCGCGCATGAAAAAAAAAGTACCCATGATCTGGGCCCGCCCCATCTTCTCGCCCGCCCATCTAGTCGCCCGCCCGCTAATCACGGTATTTCCAGAGTTGGCGATCGCCGCCGCAGCGGATCGCCGCCGTCCGAACCCCGTGCGAGGCCACCCTCGCCGTCCCaacgtcgcccgtcgccgccctcggcgtctggacgtcgcccgccgccgcccccgtcgccgcatCTCACCGTCCCAACTTCACCCGTCGCCGCATCTCACCGTCCCAACGTCGCCCGTCGCCGCATCTCACCGTCGTCCGACGACGCGGACATGAAGGGCCCGACGTCTgacgctgccctcgccgcccgaaCCCCGTCCGACACCGCCCTCGTCGTCGCAACGTCGTCCGTCGCCACATCTAACCGTCGTCGTTGTACGCCGGGGACGTGAAGGGCCCGACGTCTGACGCCGCCTCCGCAGCACTGTCGTCGAACGTCGTCGACGTCTACACCGCAGGCCAAGGTTTGTCATGCCCGTCATCTAAACCTAGCGGGATAGATACAGGTTTCGCGTGAGGAATACATGCATGCAaactcatttttttttctttttttgcaaataAGTTGCGTTGGGCACTAAATTCGTTTACAGTACATGAACGAGTAATTACACAGTTGATGCAGGCTGGTCATTCGTTTGTGCTGCCCGTAACTGCGCATGCGTGGTGTTGTGTGTTTTCTACTGGATAATAGATGTAGTAATGAGCTGGGATGAAAGTAGTAATAGCAGTACTAAAAAAATTGTTTTTCTGGAGGGTAGGCTTGAGCCTGTTTAAGCCTGTCTAGTAGACTCGCCGCTGGATAGAAGTGAGGGCTAGTTCATGCATGTACggatttagggtttagggttcatcAAAACCTCCCGCCGCAGCGCCTCCTCTACGGACTAGGGCATGATTTACAGAACTAGCGTTGCTTTGGGCATGATGCATTGTACTAAACCTAACACACGATGTTTTGCAGTTCTGTGAGTTAGGCGTGTTGACATGGACGAAGAATCTGCATTCGGGAGGGACGAGAATGGTACTGATAAGGTGACTAAGACCAATAACGATAACTTGAACGAAGATGATGACAGCAGCGACAACGATTCCGTCTCGTCATATGATATCTTACCTCCGGAGGATTTTGATAATAATGAACATGGCGCAAATAGCGAAAACGTAAGTGCCgtatatttttttttattttcgaaATTGCAAAGTATGGCATGGCTAACTGTATATCTTTGTGTACAAATTTCCAGGAAGATGTGGATGTTGACAATGTGCAACATAGTTGGCAGGAATCATTTGCAGATAACTTGAGCCAGGTTAGTTGATAGATGTTGTACATGGATCAATAGTATGATTTAAATGATAATAATTGACATATATATTTTGAAATGAATGTTGTAGGAGGAGTCAGATGGTCCGAGCGTTGATCACGATGAGGGAGAGATCGATATTGAGGAGGCTCAAAGGCAGCAGAAGATGCTTGAGACACATTGGAAGGTCATGGCTATGACCTTTCGGTCGCAAGGGGATGCATACATATTCTACAACAATCACGCCAGAGAACACGGGTTTAGCATAAGGAAACAGAAGGTGAAACGAGGTGCTTCGGGAATGATCCGGTACCGGCGGTTTCTTTGCTCCAGGGCTGGGAGAAGGCAGAGcaagttcataaccatggagggccgcaagcgcaggcttagaccggagactcgttgtgactgcggtgcacatatggtggtgaagctggacagagaacgtggcgtttggttcgtcgcatcattcgtggatgatcacaaccacGCGATGGCTCGGCCCGACGAGGTTTGTTTTTTATGGTCACACAGACGGATTGGAGATGGGCAGAGGGCCGAGATATTGGCCATGGAAGCGGCCGGGATAAGAAAGCATATTATAATGGACAACTTCATCAGCAGATACGGTTCGTACGATAAGTGCGGGCTTATCAGGAGGGACATTTACAATCTTTGTTGCAGAGAAAAAATGAAGCTCATTGCAAAGGGTGATGCAGAGACGGCAGTTGGCATTATGAGGAGTAggaaggagaaggaccctgagttttttttgagtatgtgcgtgacaaggaagggcgactgaagagtatgttctggtgcgatgcacagtcgcggagggactatcaggactacggagatgtggtcgtgtttgatagcacgtataagatgaacagatacggtatgccgttcgtcccctttgtaggagttaacaaccaccgttgcaccacAGTGTTTGGTTGTGCCATCATTGCTGACGAGACGGAAGGGACATACGTGTGGCTGCTGCAGACATTTATGAAGGCAAACTGTCAGGTGAAGCCAAAGTCAATAATCACAGACGGTGACGCTGCAATGATCCGGGCTATTCGGACCGTCCTTTCAGATGTTTTCCATCGTCTTTGTTCGTGGCATATCGAGAAAAATATGCAGAGGCACCTGCATTACAAGTCACTGGATGAGTTCAGATCGCTCCTGTACTATGCCACCTCTCAAGCGAACTTTGAGCAGAGATGGAAAGCTTTCTATGATAAGTGGAAGACGGATAGAACTGAAGAGTGGCTTGAcaggatgtacaggaagaggagACTGTGGGCAGCTTCATATCTTTCCGATGGTTTTTTTCTTGGTATGCGAAGTAACCAGAGGAGTGAAAGCCTCAACTCCTGCCTTCACCTTCACCTGGACTACGGTATGACAATTGTTGATTTGGTGGTGCATTATGAGAACTGTATAGTTCGCCTGCGTGAGAACGAGGCGTACGATGACTGCGAGGCATTCCAGAAGGAACCACCGTCTGTTACTGAATATAAAGTCCTTGAGGAGCATGCCGCCAAAGTATTCACACCTGCTAATTTCTACATCTTGCAAGATGATTTGCATAAGATGGGTCAGCTGGAGATATTTGAGACGCTCGTGGGAATTGGGCGTGAGACATTCATTGTGACATGGAAGGATAACCACAAGTTTAGGTACAATGTTGTTTATGAACCAGGTAACTCAGAAGAAACTATTACATGCAGTTGTCTTAGGATGGTTCGGAAAgggctgccatgcaaacacattctgtttgttctccatcatctgaatttaactgaaataccaaagtgttgtgtCCTTCATCGGTTGTCCAAACATGCAAGAGATGGGTTGCCTGTGCAGAGGAAGAGTGATATGTTTGGATGGGGTTGGTCAGGGCCATTGGAGAGAGAACGGTATAGTGCAATATCCATTAAAACCGCACAAGCTGCTCATGTTGCAGCAAATGATCCCTTCTTGTTCGATGAGTTGATGAAGTGTCTAGACAACATAATAGCACAGAAAAAGATTTCAGAGGAGGAACTTATAGGAAGTAGAAGGTATGCTATGCTGAAGAAGGAGGCAAGTCAAGTGCAACAAGTTGAGCCTGGTATTGGTGATCCTCAGAAAGTTTCGACGAAGGGTGCACCTAAGAAGGGGCGGTCAAAGGGGGGCCCCGGCGTTACAAAGAATGGTAGGCCAAAAGATTTTACAGAGAAGAAAAGTGGTCCTTTGTGCAGTTTGTGTAGTCAAGCAGGTCATAATAAGGCTACATGTCATTTGAACGAGAAGTAAGATGTTATCTTCTTATTGTTGTTATGTTCCTACTTTGATTTTAGCAACTATATTTGCTCACCAATTCTTTATGTTTTGTTCAGGAACTGGGCGTAGGTACAGATGCAGGTTGGTTTGTACGAAGAATAAAAGTGGTCGCACGAACCTTTGTCGTTTTTTATTCGTACGTGTCTGCAAGAAAACTTGATaagttatttgtttgtgttttgataaaaGATATATGTAATAAATTTGGAGATGACATTGCATATGTTATACTACCTGggcatgatgatgattttgtttgcTGTTTGCTACCTGGGCATATATGTTGTACTGATGATGATTTTGTTTGATGTTGTTTCTGGCCGCTACTTTCTGCCAAAATAATTGAAAAAgtgaagtttttaaaaaaaatgccCGACCACCGCTGCTGGGCCCATAGTAGCTTACGGAAGCTACCCAAATCAAGCCCAAAGGCGACTCGGGCGGCCGATCGAGCCCACTAGCGGGCCCAGCAGCGGGGTCCAACGGGGCGCACGGGGATAATaagagaggagttcgaaaggggggGCGGAGGCAGCTATTTAAGCCGCTCCTGGCGCCCCCCCcgcttccgaggtgggactaaaacttgggcgctgccccgcgcgggcgaggggagggggcgtgggccgggggaggggcgaggggagggggcTTGGGCCGGGGGAGGAGCCCCGCGCGGGTGAGGGGAGAGGCCGTGGGCCGGGGGAGGAGccccgcgcgggcgagggagggccagcccgtttttttatatattttttctggttcattttttctttttctttttctttttctttttctttttctttttcttttgctcttATTGAAATGATCCATAAAATTCCTCTTAGAGTTGACAACCTTTCCATCAGCACGAAGAATAAGCCAGTGGGACACCCAAGATGATAATATGTGACGGTCAGCACGAGGATTATGGGTCTGCATATGGTTGCAATAACAATTGATGACCTACAAAATAACATAACAGCAATACGCCTATTAGATAATTTATATGCAAATGACATGTCCAACTTAATAACTTATTGCTAATACTTACACCGCCAAACGTCCGACCaatttggtgcaattgcatgcatgcgatcacgtacacCCAGTGCAACCAGGCTATTTTACGGTCTACCGGAGGGGGGTTCCCGACTACTTTTTTTTTCACTCCGCCAAACGGCACGAAACTTTTCCGCATGATGGCATCACCCTCGACAGCACCCACgccagtttgcatatttttccgacgctcgacgCGTTTTCTAGCATTTTCCCCGTGAAAATGCCGTAAAACaatggccggacgtgacgcaacgtttgttttgtgtccgttttcgttccaaccttgcgtggggccctacgtAGGCCGTGCCCGCACGTCCGACCaatttggtgcaattgcatgcatgcgatcacgtacacCCAGTGCAACCAGGCTATTTTACGGTCTACCGGAGGGGGGTTCCCGACTACTTTTTTTTTCACTCCGCCAAACGGCAAGAAACTTTTTCCGCATGCTGGCATCACCATCGACAGCACCCACgccagtttgcatatttttccgacgctcgacgCGTTTCCTAGGATTTTCCCCGTGAAAATGCCGTAAAACACTGGCCGGATGTGATgcaacgttcgttttgtgtccggttttgttccaaccttgcgtggggccctacgtAGGCCGTGCCCGCATGTCCGACCaatttggtgcaattgcatgcatgcgatcacgtaccaCCAGTGCAACGAGCTCTGTTTGGGTGTGTCGGCCGGGCTACTCTCAAAGCCGTTTTATTTTCGCCTACACCGAACGACCCCTTACTTTTTCCACGTACTCCAGGCACCATCGGGAGCATGCACGACAATTCTCATTATTTTATTACGTCTGATGCATTTTCTACGGTTTTTTCGGTGCTGTCTACATTGGGCATGCCTTAGGTCTCTGATTTCGTTCATATCTTGCGTGAGGGCCTACATTGGGCATGCACACACCCTCGCAAAAAATTGTTTTATTTCATGCATGCGATCACGCATTCCTAGTGCAACCAGCACCGTCCATATCTTGCATGTGTCGATATTTCATGTATTTGTTCCACATTAATTATTACAAACTTTTTTTACAGAGAATAAAAGTGGTTGCCCGAGTCTTGTCTGAATAACCTATGCTATTTTTTATTCGTAAGTGCGTGCCACAAAACTTGATAAGTGATTTctttatgttttctcaaaatatttATGTAATAAATTTGTATTTTGTACTGTCCTATGTGAAATAGTCTGTAGTTTCAAAATTCCGTTTATTTTGTTGGTTGTCGTTTCATGACGATGATGCCATTGTATGTGTTATACTACCTGGGCTGACCGACGTGTTGAAAATACACCCGGACGTGTTATTGTCTCATGCCATATTTTTACCGTGTTATTATTTTCTCATGCATTTTTTTCACATACACGTCGCCACAAACCCGCGCATGCACAGAAGATCGCACCCACCGAATCGCACCTACCTCATGCCAGCCAACCAGCGCCTCCCTCCGATCCCAGCTGCCCAATCACCGCCTCCCTCGGATCCCGCCACCACGCACGGACGCCGACCGGATCAGCCTCGCTCCCCGCGCCCATCGACTCTGAGCCGCCCGACCGCATCCTCCTCGATCTCCCCGCCCCCATGCACGCCTCCAACACGTCTCCCGCAACGTCCGCATCCTCCTCAATCTTCCCGCCCGCATGCACGCGTCCAACACGTCTCCCGCAACGTGTACTACCTATTCAGCGCCCACACACAAAACAAAAATTTGCCCGACCGCGAGTGGCGCCCGCGCGGGCGAGGGGAGGGGGGCGTCGGCCGTGGGCCGTGGGAGGGGGCGAGTGGCACCCTGCCTCTATGGGCCGAACTGGGCTGGCCGGTGACAGCGCAGAAAACGGCCTCATTATCCCTGCGGCGGCCGCGTGCACCGAGGGACGCGTTGCAGCGcgattttagtcccacctcggaagcgGAGGGGCGCGAGGAGTGACTTAAATAGCTGTCTCCGCCCCCAATTTCGAACTCAGTTGCTATTACTCACCACTGCCCCGTTGCACCATGATGATGGGCCCTTTAGTGGGCTAAATCGGCCGCCCGAGTCGCCTTCGGGCTTGATATGGGTAGCTTCTGTAAGCTACTATATGGCTCAGCATCGTTGGTTGGGCATTTTTTTTAAGTAACTTAAATTTTTTGCCGGTATTTCATGTGTTTACTTCATCTTTTTTACTTCCATGTGTTAACTTCATATTTTTACAAAATAAAAATATCCCATTGATAACAAAAACATTTTCATGTGTTTACTTCATCTTTTCCTGCTGAGGTTGCGTGCAGTGCAGTGTTCGTGTTAGGTGCACCCTGTGGCGTACCCTCGCGTTTGCGTGCATGGTGCATGCACGTGCGCTTGGTGCTGTTAGGTGCACCCCGTGGTGTATGCGTGCGTTTGCGTGCATGGCACATGCATATGTGTGCGCTGTCGTCGGTTGTGCGTGCTTTCGATACGCTGGGGTTGTTTGGACTGTGTTTTTTCTTTTGATATTGGTTGTAGCAGTTTTTTGTATTTTTAGATAATTTTGTTCCCAGTGCTGAAATTTTTGTATACAACCATTCCATTACTCATTGAAGCAACATAATTTCCTTCATATTTAGGATATTTTACATTCGAACGAAATTTTACATGAAAAAAGATTAACATAAAACTAATCTAACTACTCCTCCTCGCTACTCAGAAGATCAACCACTACCGTCTGGCCGCCGTCTTCGCCGCCGTCTGAGTCATCGGAACTGCGCAAGTATCCAAAAAATTCGTCAAGGGTAGACGACTGCTGCGCTAGTGTATCGGTCGACTCCCTGATCGCCTGCCAGTATCCCGGCTCGTCTGCCGGGTCCCTCGGGTCAACAACATCGTCCGGCGGCATCCAACCGGTCTCCGACGTGGAGTTCCGGATCGCGCGGATCAAACCCGGCGACTCCAACGGGTCGCCCTCCTCTTGCATCGCCGCTAGTTCCGGCGGGATGTGAAACTCAGGGGCGGCCGCTGGAGCGGCGG encodes the following:
- the LOC123106687 gene encoding protein FAR1-RELATED SEQUENCE 12-like, whose translation is MQRHLHYKSLDEFRSLLYYATSQANFEQRWKAFYDKWKTDRTEEWLDRMYRKRRLWAASYLSDGFFLGMRSNQRSESLNSCLHLHLDYGMTIVDLVVHYENCIVRLRENEAYDDCEAFQKEPPSVTEYKVLEEHAAKVFTPANFYILQDDLHKMGQLEIFETLVGIGRETFIVTWKDNHKFRYNVVYEPGNSEETITCSCLRMVRKGLPCKHILFVLHHLNLTEIPKCCVLHRLSKHARDGLPVQRKSDMFGWGWSGPLERERYSAISIKTAQAAHVAANDPFLFDELMKCLDNIIAQKKISEEELIGSRRYAMLKKEASQVQQVEPGIGDPQKVSTKGAPKKGRSKGGPGVTKNGRPKDFTEKKSGPLCSLCSQAGHNKATCHLNEKNWA